In the genome of Phlebotomus papatasi isolate M1 chromosome 2, Ppap_2.1, whole genome shotgun sequence, one region contains:
- the LOC129801602 gene encoding neuronal synaptobrevin, with translation MAAPDGLAPAAPAGEPNEDGIVGGPRTPQQIAAQKRLQQTQAQVDEVVDIMKTNVEKVLERDQKLSELDDRADALQQGASQFEQQAGKLKRKFWLQNLKMMIIMGVIGLVILAIIVAKFMPEQQQAPPQVMMAPPQMAMPQAPAPAAAAPAALVDDHLNNHIHAIN, from the exons GGCTGCTCCCGATGGACTCGCTCCTGCAGCACCTGCCGGTGAACCCAACGAAGATGGAATTGTCGGTGGACCAAGAACTCCCCAACAGATTGCGGCACAGAAACGACTTCAACAGACTCAGGCACAAGTAGATgag GTGGTGGACATAATGAAAACGAATGTGGAGAAAGTTCTGGAGAGAGATCAGAAGCTGTCTGAATTGGATGACCGAGCTGATGCTCTCCAGCAAGGAGCTTCACAATTTGAGCAACAAGCTGGCAAATTGAAACGAAAATTCTGGCTGCAGAATCTAAAG ATGATGATAATTATGGGTGTGATTGGACTTGTTATACTCGCGATAATTGTAG CCAAATTCATGCCGGAACAACAACAGGCTCCTCCTCAAGTGATGATGGCTCCACCACAGATGGCAATGCCACAGGCTCCAGCACCAGCCGCAGCTGCACCAGCGGCTCTTGTCGATGATCACCTCAATAACCACATTCACGCTATCAATTAA